Part of the Allofrancisella frigidaquae genome is shown below.
TAATTCCTTTACAGCAGTAATATTTTTATCAGCTAGTTTCAATAAATCTTCATAATTAGAAGTTTTTTTATTAAGGAGAAAACCAGTAAAAAATTTGTTAAGTACATTAGCAGTATCTAAATCAATTTGGTGATCTTCTTGTAAAAAGGCCAATTTCGTTAATATTCTATCAATAGCTTCTTTTTTTTCTTTATAATCTAAAAAACCCAGCTCTGAAAATAAGATAAATTGCTCTTCAAGGCACTCATAATCTTCATATGTTAAATTTTTAGATAAATTAGGGTACCCTTTAAAAACATTTTTCTGGCCAAATACTACTCCTTTATCTTTGTTAAAGGTATCAAAATAATATTTTGCGTTGACATCTCCTGCAGATCTAAAGCGTTGTTTATCCGAGAGTCTTCCAGCCTGTCCAGTAAAACCCTTTACTGTAAACTCCTTAGAGTAATGTCTTTTAATTTGATTTCTAAGGTTATCAATTAAACTGCCTTTTACTGAATTTTTCACTTCAGTTCTCAATATGTTTGAGCTCAGACTGAAATTTCTTCCATAATAACAACTATCAGCACTAAAACAAACTATACACTCTATATTTACATTCGATACTCCAATTGAATTAAGAAACTTTCCTATAATTTCTCCAACATAGTTTACACTAATATAGTAACATTCCTTATTTGTCGAGGCATCTTTATATAAGTAGATATTATCTACTGGAGAACCATGCGCGTGTATACTAATCTTTTTGATGTTTTTACATTGACTCAAAACTCTAGGGTTCATTATATATGCAATTTGAGCACTATTTTCTACTTCAATATATTTAGTATCATTACTATAATAATAATCCCCTTCATCAATTTTTTCACTTATTACTATAGCTAATTCTTCATATCTCTTATCCAAAACATATGTTTTTGAAATTGTGGAACAATTTAGGCATTGATTATTTTGATTCAATGTACCATATGAATAACACAGACTACATATTCCCATCTCCATCCCTCAAGATCCTTTTACTAAAAAAAAATAATATCACAACGAGTTAAATTCTGATAATTATTTCATGATTATGTGCAGCGTACATAATCTTTAAAATAAGTCAGAGCTTTACGATAAGTCTCTTGCTTAAAGTAAACAACATGATTTATAGGATACCAGTAGCTAACCCAGCGCCAGTTATCAAATTCTGGTGATTTATTAGCTTCTAAATCTATATTATCTTCCGAAGATTTGAGTCTTAGCAAAAACCATTTTTGTTTTTGCCCTATACAAATAGGCTCCTTATTTCTGATTAAAGCTTCTGGTATGTCATATTTGTACCAATCCCTAGTCGAGGCTAAAACCTCGACATCATGAGGACGTAACCCCACCTCTTCATGCAATTCACGATACATAGCTTGTAGTGGCGTTTCTCCTGAGACTACTCCACCTTGAGGAAACTGCCAAGATGTTCGGTTACGACGTTGCCCCCAAAATACTCTGTTTTGCTTATTGAGCAATACAACAGCAACGTTTGCTCGATATCCATTTTTATCTATCATTATATAAAAAAATTTCTTTTACCTAACCTATATTCTAAACTAAAATTATAAAGATTAATATTTTTCTACAGTATTAAGTAAATATTAAATACAAACTGGCAAAAGATTTGTTTTACATTTAAAAGAAACTTTTATTTTAACCCTAACTCTTTTAGCCTTTCGTTCAAAAAATCGCCTGCTTGAGGGTACTTTTGTGATAAGTAAACATCTGATTTAGGATGTATGAAACAAGGTGTAGAAATCCTATCAACGTTTTCAGCTTCACCCTCTGGTTTTACTACTCTATGTTTAGTCGCAATATACTCTCCATTTGTCATTTCTTGGAGCATATCACCTATATTTACTATTATAGACTCACTATCACATGGTACATCGTACCATTGGTTATTAGTTGGTGACAAAACTTGTAAACCGGGTGAAGATGCTATTGGCAATAATGTTATAAGGTTTATATCTTCATGAGCTGCAGCCCTTATAGCACCTGGATCTTCATTCCCCTGTATTGCTGGATAATGTAATATTCTCAACAAAGTACCAGATTCAGAAATAGTATCTCGAAGCCTCATAGGTAACTTATCAGCTACTTTAGGATCCATATAGTCATCGATCCACTGTAATAAAGTCTTACCAAGCTCTAGCATCTGATAAAACATTTTTTTAGCAGCGTCACTTACCTCACTAGGGTATCTCCCCCATGGAAAATACAAATGGTAAAAGTGTTTTATATCTTTAACCTTTTCACCCTTAGCTATTTCTGATACATCTTTTGGAAAATAACCATCCTGCTTCTCAATGTCAAATTTATATATTTGAGCTTTATCAGACTTTAAAAAATCTTCCCACTCCTTATAAACTGTTTGAATTAAACTCCAATCTATAGGATGAGTTTTTAATACAGCGAAACCAGTTTCTTTCAGAGACCTAGTAAAATCCTTAGCAGCACCATCAGCGTAATAGTCAACACTCAAAATATTCACTTAAAGCTCCATTTTATCTTTAAAATTATACAGCCAATTAAAGTAGCATCAGCAAGCCTTTAGGTTTTTGGCAAAAACTTGCTTAATAGAGTAAGTCTAGTACAATTCTAACAAGTTATCATTATAAAATTATTAAAATTTTTTTTTATAAGATCACCCCTACTAACCTCTAGGATGGTGTTTCTGGTAAATTTGTTTAAGCCTATTCTGTGAAATATGCGTATATATTGTTGTAGTAGAAACATTACTATGCCCTAGTAATAACTGTACAGATCTTAAGTCAGCTCCATGATTAAGCAAATGAGTAGCAAAAGCATGTCTTAAGGTATGTGGAGATATATCTGTATCTATCCCCGCTGTTAAAGCATAATGTTTTATACGATGCCAAAATGATTGGCGAGTAATCCGCCTAAAATGCTTACTTACAAAAACTGCCTTTTCTTTGAACGTTTTTATTAGATTTGGTCTTACTTCATTAAAATATTTTTGTAAATACTCTAGAGCATATTCGCCTATTGGAACTATACGTTCCTTTGAGCCTTTACCTAAAACTTGTATAACTCCCATGCTTAAGTCTAAATCATTAATATTTAAACCCACCAACTCACTTACACGCAATCCTGTAGCATACATTAACTCTAACATTGCTTTATCACGTATACCAACATCTTCACATAAATCAGGTTCTTGTAGTAGTTTTTCAACATCTAACTCCGTCATATCTTTAGGTAAATTTTTTGCTAGCTTTGGTAACTCGAGCTTAGATATTGGATTAAGCGTAATCTGACCTATTGAAAAAAGCCAATTATAAAACTTACGTAAAGTAGAAATCATCCTGGCGTTAGAACGAGCACTATAGCCTTTTTTTGACCTATAAGATATAAAAGCATATACCTGCTCAAAGCTAAGGTTTGTAATGTCCAATTTTGAAAAATAATTC
Proteins encoded:
- a CDS encoding isopenicillin N synthase family oxygenase, whose translation is MNILSVDYYADGAAKDFTRSLKETGFAVLKTHPIDWSLIQTVYKEWEDFLKSDKAQIYKFDIEKQDGYFPKDVSEIAKGEKVKDIKHFYHLYFPWGRYPSEVSDAAKKMFYQMLELGKTLLQWIDDYMDPKVADKLPMRLRDTISESGTLLRILHYPAIQGNEDPGAIRAAAHEDINLITLLPIASSPGLQVLSPTNNQWYDVPCDSESIIVNIGDMLQEMTNGEYIATKHRVVKPEGEAENVDRISTPCFIHPKSDVYLSQKYPQAGDFLNERLKELGLK
- a CDS encoding RNA pyrophosphohydrolase; this encodes MIDKNGYRANVAVVLLNKQNRVFWGQRRNRTSWQFPQGGVVSGETPLQAMYRELHEEVGLRPHDVEVLASTRDWYKYDIPEALIRNKEPICIGQKQKWFLLRLKSSEDNIDLEANKSPEFDNWRWVSYWYPINHVVYFKQETYRKALTYFKDYVRCT
- the xerD gene encoding site-specific tyrosine recombinase XerD; its protein translation is MSANIDAFLDNLWLEHGLSQNTISSYRTDLKFLQNYFSKLDITNLSFEQVYAFISYRSKKGYSARSNARMISTLRKFYNWLFSIGQITLNPISKLELPKLAKNLPKDMTELDVEKLLQEPDLCEDVGIRDKAMLELMYATGLRVSELVGLNINDLDLSMGVIQVLGKGSKERIVPIGEYALEYLQKYFNEVRPNLIKTFKEKAVFVSKHFRRITRQSFWHRIKHYALTAGIDTDISPHTLRHAFATHLLNHGADLRSVQLLLGHSNVSTTTIYTHISQNRLKQIYQKHHPRG